The following coding sequences lie in one Gadus morhua chromosome 20, gadMor3.0, whole genome shotgun sequence genomic window:
- the LOC115532840 gene encoding probable G-protein coupled receptor 34: MDDLMTSNILTTTAMMAYPFLNSSGPESQVSVGPSPEPGPCSLDTSSLRIPLTLFYALFVVLGLAGNLLALWVFLRDRSDKKGSDKKGSDKKASVDVLLVNVALSELLLVVVCLAFRISYGCMVVCYVKIAFKLLRTSKEKPDLPNAARYARTAKKSFFILFLYTVCFMPHHIVRVFYIVTQITDTSCYWRGVVYQAKEVALLFSALNSCLDPIMYFLLSSSMRKQVMRLLGSARQDLSETAVDRAGGHLRE; the protein is encoded by the coding sequence ATGGACGACCTCATGACGTCAAACATCCTCACCACAACAGCCATGATGGCCTATCCTTTCCTAAACTCCAGTGGCCCAGAGAGCCAGGTGTCGGTGGGTCCGTCCCCCGAGCCCGGCCCCTGTTCCTTGGACACCAGCTCCCTGCGGATCCCCCTGACGCTCTTCTACGCCCTCTTCGTCGTGCTCGGCCTGGCCGGGAACCTGCTGGCCCTGTGGGTGTTCCTGCGCGACCGCTCCGACAAGAAGGGCTCCGACAAGAAGGGCTCCGACAAGAAGGCCTCCGTGGACGTGCTCCTGGTCAACGTGGCGCTGTCGGaactgctgctggtggtggtctgCCTGGCCTTCAGGATCAGCTACGGCTGCATGGTGGTGTGCTACGTCAAGATCGCCTTCAAGCTGCTGAGGACGTCCAAGGAGAAGCCCGACCTGCCCAACGCGGCCCGCTATGCCCGGACGGCCAAAAAGtccttcttcatcctcttcctctataCCGTGTGCTTCATGCCCCACCACATAGTGCGCGTCTTCTACATCGTCACCCAGATCACCGACACGTCCTGCTACTGGAGGGGCGTGGTCTACCAGGCCAAAGAGGTGGCCCTGCTCTTCTCTGCACTCAACAGCTGCCTGGATCCCATCATGTACTTCCTGCTGTCGTCATCCATGAGGAAGCAGGTGATGCGGTTGCTGGGTAGCGCCAGGCAGGACCTTTCCGAGACAGCCGTCGACCGGGCTGGTGGGCATCTTCGGGAATAA